Genomic DNA from Parambassis ranga chromosome 5, fParRan2.1, whole genome shotgun sequence:
gtagataacgctatgtctgtatcatcctattagcatatatatcagactcgggtccatagcagtactgtaagattttgtccactttgcatgaagtatgttggtggtactgcagaaaatagtgtttctttgtaatggcgaatggtcaactttgaggccacgcccctgccGCACCGTAtaacttttgaaagagttttggaatgcgtctattccctatggtgtcctgagtgcacacagtgaatttcaccTCGATTGGATaaagtatgtgaggcatgaaaagttttgcagcagggtcacaaataggcaaacaatggccacaaaagtcaaaatggaggacttcctgttgggtttggaggggggggggggggtccaagagacttttttgtgcgtcttgggcacatatgtgtgccaattttcatgagctTACCCAAAACAGGTGTTACACGCCTCACATACAGCGCGGCCTGTAGCAGTTTTATGCAGGTAAAATATGGACAGGAGACGTtagctgtttctgtgtcagcaggctgtATCCGTCTTATATTAGACAATATTTTTTCTCTATCTGTGTTTCTCGTTTCCTCTTATAAAATAATATCTAGCAAAATCTTTTGCAATTTCAACTCAAGTCACACATAACGCCGTCTTACAATTCAACACTTGCATCACAAAATAAATGCACCATGAATGCATAGTGTACACCACTGGCATCTACACATAACCAGATTTGGCATTCTGTTTGAAACAATATTGCTGCACATTGCTGTTATCAAACGTTTCAGATTTAGTCAAAAGTATATTACAGTGAATTTCACACTGTGAATAGCCCACTTTACAGTTTACTACAACACAAAATATTCTTAACGTTCTAATTATCTAAACATATCCAACCATACTATATAACAACAAGTCCCAGCACATTTACAACCTTTCAAAATGACACTCAATAATAACTAAATTTGTCTGTTTAACTGGTGCAAAACCGCTCAGACATTTGCTCCATACACTCATTTAACTAGAGCTAGCAGGTAGCCATTTTAACCAGGAGGCCGCATTGTGTTTACATGGGAGCCGCCATTACGATCGGTCACAAAGTGGATTTAAACATAAAACTACAAGTTTCCTCAATAAACCTCATTAATACCAGCTCTGGTATTAATGAGGTTAAGGTTTCAAGAATCCTTGGAAATGTTTTGACAGTACATACATATGCATTACTGACCTGTTTTATGCAGGTAAAATATGGACAGGAGACGTtagctgtttctgtgtcagcaggctgtATCCGTCTGAAGGCGGAAACACTCCTGCCCACCTACCACAGCACGCGTCTACCTGGGCCAACACTCCCCCTTGTGGCACAATATTGAAACTGCATGTTATTGCATACAACGTCAAATTATACAAACTACACATATAATTGCAGCCACCCACaccattaaaacataaaaatacgTGGCAATACAGTGGTAGGTGTCACACAGGCCAGACGGGCATGCAGAAAAACCTAACACAACAtgttgtgtagccagtaggtggcgctctgtcaaaacctcaatattgttgtatatatgtgtttagggtcagactctgatcatacatgtgacatttggtacagattggacagtaaacacagaagttatagcaacttcctgtttcctgtggccaaactttgaggccacgccccggtcACACTGTAAGAcctttgaaagagttttggaatacATATGTTTCGTGATCCTGTGTCACGAAACAtacggccagaggggctacacttTAGGGTGCGCTATAGAGCCGTTTTtccatgtgtgtttaaaaattCAGCAAATTTCTAAATTTTTCGGGTGAATGAATTTTTccaccaagtttggtgagttttggggcatgttaaggcccccaaaaatgcgatcttgggggggggggggagaaaaaaaaagaaaaataatatttcctaaggtttcaatagggctctcgcaccattcggtgctcgggccctaataattccattaccatttatgctgctgtgcaatgtttgtacataattcctcttatcttttattttttactgtactgtattttattttatttagctcttgctctgactgtcgatgttgtattgctgctggtacccaaatttccctgagggaccttcccaaagggattaataataaataaataaagtatattctattctattctattttgtTCTATTCTAATTactaaggtttcaatagggctcttgcaccattcagtgctcaggccctaataataatccctagggtttcaatagggctcttgcaccattcggtttTTGGGCCCTAAAAATATAGTTGACAGGAGTAACTGCTTTTGAAATCACTCCGCCCAGCAGCGGTGTCTGGAATGTAGCTTTGCAATGCGTCGATAAACACTCATATCTCATAATGTCACGTTTATATTTCATAGCGTGGTGAATGTTGAGGTAACAACGAGTCCATGAGAGCGTTTTGGAGTTGTTGGACTGTGTATTTGATGAGTTTTGAGGGAAAGCCTAACACACCGTTAGCCTCCACTATGTGAGCTGAGCAGCTCACTGCTCTGTCTCTCCTGGCCCCGacaataaaggttaaaattaATGCTGAAGTATCTCTTGCAATAAAGAGTGGCAGTGTTCTTTGCTCTGAGACGCTTGGTGTCTGCGAGGCATTAGCCCAGTGGCCTCCTGCAAATCCATAGCTTTTGGCAGTACTgtatcagcagctgctgctcctgcctgGTGAGACAAAAAACTAAATCCTGTTGATTTAGATCTTCTAAAAGCTCTTCCTTTACCACAACTCAATAGACTATTGGTGATGATGAGAAAATAATGACATGCCTAATGCAAGTGGAGTGCTTGGTAAATGCAGTGGTGGCTTGACATGTCTATTCAGCCTCTACTTTTCCAACCCAATTTCTTTTACATGTAGGGTTTTACTGGTCACAGAATCTTCTAAgattcaactttatttatattagtGTACAACTGCAGCAATCACATTGTATCAATAAGCACCTAAAATAAAGTCATTTAAAGTTGCATACACTGGTTTTGAATTTTTGTAGACAGGGTGTGTTTGGATGAAGCACTACAGCCCTACAGTTGTATAGTTGTCCTACCTTCTGCTGTGTTTAAAGTCAATCTGCCTGAATCATATATTCTCAAGGTATTTGGGTTATTGCATTCTACCTGCACTGCTCATCTCGACACCCAAGCGCTGTCTTTCCACTGACCACTATACCATAATGCCAAAGATGTTACACTGACAGCCTGTTTAGATCATTGATTTGTTGGTTAAGTTGTATGCATACATACATAGAATGTTTTCTATTCTACTCTCTATTTTGCAACATATTTTATTAACTGAAAAATCTTTGTTGTGATCTGTTTAAGCCAAAGCTTAATGGTATCAGTATTGATAAAAGTAAAATTGCGGTTTTGGTACAAATAGTAGTGTTTTAGAATCTACGGAGTGAAATGCATCTTGAATAAAGAGGTCTGCAGTAGTGGGGGTCTCAGCAGTTTTAATTGATAACAAAAGTTGTTGTTGAAAATGTTTACACTTTGTAAGACTTTTCTGACCTAATGTAAGCTATATTAGAAATGAATGAGACAAGCCAAACTCCTGTCCTGTAATTAAATCACACATCAAGTCACTTGGTCTACCTAGAAACATCACCATTTGCATAGGACAGAACAATACTTAACAATATTTACTTACAATGTGGCTCTGTGAATTCTGATTGAACAatgatgttttaatgttaatgttatcAGCGTCTTAAATCACATACATATTAAAGTTAGTATCACTATGTTGGTGCTCACTCATCACTGAGCAAGGCTGatgtctctgcttcctgtctcttGTGACGAATTTAATACTCGATGGTCACTGCCTTTGTTTTCAGGTATTCATTGAGAGCCTCTTGTCCTGTTGGAGTAAtagtaaatattaatattagtCATCACAGGCTTCACTACACTGTCCTGAGGCTGATGTTTACAGCTGTTAACAACGGTAATAAAACAATGGGGAACCTTTAGAATCAGTTTTGTAACTAATAAATTGCTTGACGTGGCTATTGTGGATCAATGGGTCATGTTAACTTTGCACTTCCTTTACAAGTCACAGTAACTTCACTAAAAGTTGTATTATAAATTATGTGGTGCTAAATGGTTGCATTTTTTAATCCTTTCACTACTTTGGAAAAATGACAGGCACACAGAAAATAGGTCATGAGAAAAGCTGGACTTCAGGTAACCTTAATGATTCTGATGTAAACAAGCTGAATTTTAACTGCCTATATATGCTCTCAAGTGCACTATTTTGGTTACCTTTCAATATCAACTTAGCATTCAGTCTTCACTATACCTATTCTTTAAATTGCCATGTGATGCAAAATGGACATGTACaagtatagtatatatataggGTGGACATCATGGTCAGGTTATTTCAGTCATGCCCAAAACAGACTTATTCTGACTGTCCCTTTTGACCATTTTACTTGATTTGAAATACATGAATGTAGAATGTAAAATTTCTTACCCAGGTCTTTGCCAAATCCAGACTGCTTGAAGCCTCCGAAAGGTGAGGCTACATCAGTCTTGTTGTAGGTGTTGACAAAAACAGTGCCAGCGTTGAGTCTCTCACTGACATACAGAGCTTTGCTGATGTCCCGTGTAAAAACTCCTGATGCCAGGCCGTACTCTGTGGCATTGGCCCTTCTCAGGACATCATCCACCTCACTGTAggtaaaggaaaacaaagaccaTCAAGCACGGATTGGTAAATTTCAATTGAAGCAACAAACTTACCCACTCTCGAACTTGGAGATAATCATGACAGGGCCAAACGACTCCTCTTTAGCAATGTACATGTGGTCCTGTACATCAGTGAATACTGTGGGCTCAAAGAAGAAACCtggaaacaaacatgcagcaagacAGCCCAttacagatgagaaatgaaCCAGTCTACAACTAATCAAGCTTTGTTGCCTTACCTGGTCGCTGGACCTGTTTACCACCACAGACCAGTGTGGCTCCCTCTTTGATGCCAATCTGACAATACTCCACCAGTTTGTCCAGGTGGGCTTTATGGTTCTGAGGGCCATGGTCTGTGGAGCGATCCAGTGGATCACCAATCTTCATCTTCTTGACTTCCCCAATCTAAGACATTAGAGAAATAATAACTTTAATCCATAATAAGGCTCAAATGTCTGAAGAGAAAATGACACATACCACTTTTTTCACAAACTGGTCATGAATAGAGTTTTCCACAAACAGCCTGCCAGCTGCAATGCAGTTCTCTCCTTTGTTGAAGAACACTGAGCTCATGCCCTGAAATACAACCACACAGGTGTTTTACTTCTGAACTACTTGCGTGTGCAAAATGTCCAGAAAAACAAAACCTCACCATCCGTATAGCCTTGTCCATGTCACAGTCACTGAAGATGATGAGTGGGGATTTTCCTCCTAGCTCCAGCGAGACTTTCTTTACATTACTGACTGCACAGCTTTATATGCAGGGgacaacagacaaacacaaatgaaGGCTAGTGTCAGCGAAGGTTCTCAGTCATCTAAGTGATTTTTATCCAACAGTTTCAAGCAAGACAAATGGACTTGTTCACCAATCCTCTTTAAAGAGATGCTTTCGGCTTGCACGACAACATCTACGACCATcatatttgttctctgtaatgtatgatgtttgtgcatgtttgttcctctctctctatctctgtctctctccccctctctcttcttcatcctctctgtcctgtctacctcttcttctcctcctctacccggccgactgtcagcaggaaggttctccttatgagccgggtcctgttcaaggtttcttcctgttaaaagcaAGTTTTTccttgctcttaagggggttcaggctctgggttaaTGTGAAGCGCCTTGAGACGATTCTGACGATTCTGCGCTATATAAATAGGATAGAATAGAAACTACTATTGTTGCctaatgtttgttttacattttgtaaAGGTACTTTAACTTTCACCTCTTCATGATATGTTTGCCAATCTCAGTTGAGCCAGTGAATCCCAGTTTGCGCACATCAGGATGGTCGGACAGATGCTGACCCACCAGGGCACCTAGAAGAAACAGCTCTGTTAGGCTTTAGTCATGaataaactgtgtgtctgtgttttgtttgtgtcccTGATGTATTGTGATGTATTGTGTACCTGATCCAGGCAGAATGTTTACCACTCCCTTGGGCAGACCGGCTTTTGCTGCAAGCTCAGCAAACTTCAGTGCTGTCAGTGGAGTCACCTGGAAAAGGATCAATGAGCAATGACTTTAATGATTCACTGTTGTTAGTGTTTGATGTCCAAATCAGATGTGTTGACTTGACCTGTGCAGGTTTCAGGACTACTGTGTTTCCAGCTGCAAGGCAGGCCGCAGTCTTCCAGGCCAGCATCATTAGAGGATAGTTCCATGGGATCACAATGGCGCACACTctgaggaggaaggaaaaaggAGGTTTGTGGGTGTTTTGTGGGTGTTAATTATAACTTAATTATAACATCTGTGTGTAACACAGTAGGGGGTTCCTATAAAAGGACAGCTGGATTATAGGGGGTCATGTCATGTCTTTTTCACTTTATTGGTGCCTGCCAGTAAGTAATGCACCACCAATCTCCGAAGGTGGCAATAATGCactcaaaatattttttttccaagagtttaaatcaaggcaactcgactcaaggattgttttttgaagacgttctTCTTCGGTAGCATACCATTGTTGTGTGAATACTTGAATATTTGTATGTGCGAATGTGAAGCATAATGCTTTACTGCACTTCATTCCTCACCCTATTGGCTCCTTCTTGGTGAAAGTCAGGTTACGGTTGGGCCTGGCCTGGTTGATGGGTATAGTGCTGCCCTGTAAAGGAACTGTTATTTACATCTATGTACACAAGTGTGAATGCAAAATTAAATCTAATGTGTAACACATCTTTTACATTTGCCTTCTTACATGGATTTTGTCACACCAGCCAGCAAAGTAGCGGAAGGTCTGGATGGACATGCCTACATGAGTCTTGAGTGCCAGAGTGTAAACAGCTCCAGAGTCTATGGCCTCAATGGTGGCCAGCTCCTCCTGGTTCTCCTCCATCAGGTCAGCCAGCCTGTGGGGAGAGAGACCAAACACAGAGTCAGTTAGATCATGTACCATGGTTCATACTGCAGAAGGAAGgtatgtattataaataatgtaTAACCACTTGGCCAcataattaaaatacatttgtgaCTGGCTGGCAGGTTTTGCTTTGAAGGTTACTTATGCAGTTTGCAGGGCCAATTGAAAAGTGTTATGTAGTTCATTGATTAGTGACTAATCTCAACCACAATtcagtgttgctgctgcaccACAAAGCACTGAGGCCGGAAGCCAAGTGCCACATGCTGATGATGTGTACTGTGTACTAACTTGTAGATgagtctgcctctgtctcttgGGTTCATCTTGCCCCACTCTCCCTCTTCAAAGGCCTCTTTAGCAGCAGCCACTGCCTTGTCTACATCACTTATCTGAGCAAGAGACACATCGCAGATGGCCTGTaggaaggacagagacaggacATGTAAGTTATAAAGCCAGCAGTGGTGACACAGACATATTCCTTTTGTCATAACCATCTTCTGCCCCTTTCCTTTGCTGTCTCACCATGCCATCAGTAGGGTTGATGGTCTTGTAGGTCTTTCCTCCCTCTGCATCAACAAACTCTCCATTGATGAACAGCTGATGAGGCATCTTTATGGTCATGTTGTTGATGCTCTTCTCTACCTGAAGAGCGTACAGGATAAAATGGTCAACATGTCATCTCACTCGCACTGATCCACAGCAAATACTGTGTATTTAAATCTCACATAGTCGACAaccaactcctcctcctcatcctcccctcTGAGCTTTCTGACACACATCTGGATGAAATCCTGGAAGGTGGTGTTCATGTAGACATCCTCATTTTGCAGCTGGCAGCTGCTGGCCCGAagcttcacctcctccaccagccTGGAGGTAGCCACAAGAGGAGGAACAGAGGAAGAAATGTTGAATATTATTAGATCAATATCCCTAATGCAATTATGTGTAAGCAGATGTTTATCTGGACTGAACTGGACAAAAACCTCAGCTGATATTCTTTTCTTTGGCTGAGCTGTCCTTGCCATTATATGTAAAACCCCAGTAGTTGAATAGGCCTATTTTTTAGGTGACACAGGTTTAGCTAACCAATAGTGTGCAAAACTATCATCAAGGCAAAACAGTGGCTACACTGAATAATCATCATgcatttcaaaatttttttaaactcaatGAATGCAGACCTGTTAAGATAGTGAATAGTAAATAGTAAAAATAGTGAATCTCTAAATGAAAGGGTGTGTCCACTATTTACGTTAAATAAAAAAGGATCAGGAATGATAAGGTAACTATTGGACATAAGTTTTACTTGAACCTGTTTTTCTTACCTGACCACATCCATAGAAGCTGCACCAGACTTGAAGAAATCTGTGGAATCTTCAATCTTGCTCACATTATTCAGAATGCTCTGCCACACTGCCTGGGGATGTGGCATTAAAGATCAGCACGACAACAAAAAGATTTTTCATTGTTGTTATTGACTTAAAGTCTTACCCTCATCTGCTCAGCGAaggttttctcctcctctgtgagctCCATAGCAGCACTGCTCCCAGAGCTGTAGTACTGTGCCGCAGGGATCATCTTCCCATCCTCAAACTGCACATTTCtcaccagcagctgcagagaaaagaaagatgtGGCACCAAATTTACacctaaataaaaataacccaATTTCTGCAGGGCTAGTAAAGCTTTCTGGAGGACAGTATAATGTATTTAatacctaaactgctgcttctgctgtttagcagcgaaacgtcttcaaaacctgtgtgcatgtgcactgCACGCTGAATAAGGTGTTCTGGACACACATTTCTTGTGAATTATGAAAAGTCAGGGCCAAAcaaattttgttgttgttcttgccacctcggaAACACAaatagatttctctgttctagtGGAGTATAAGCTTAAGTGATGTGACTGGGTCTCCTTTATCTAGTCGTGGCTCTCTGGATAGCATTACTTTGGCCTTACTTTTGGCCTTTGATCAGGACATGTCATTTAtttctcatattaaacaggtctctaagaTCACCTTTTTCACATctgtaatattgctaagatcaggagcatcctctctcagagggatgctgaaaagctcatccatgcttttgttacttctagactggactactgcaactcactattattaggatgtccacattactccattaacagcctgcagctgatccagaatgcagcagctagagttctgacaggaagcagcaaaGGGGATCTCTGCTGTTCTaccttctcttcactggctcccagtgggctccgaatacacttcaagatccttctcctaacctacaaggctctacatggactagctccattatatctgcaggacctgaagGTACTGTATGtttcctaatagaacactcagatctcagagtgcaggtttacttgtagtacCTAGAATGAccctcttacctctcctctattcttATTAGTtggttcatactagtgattcatgtcataaactgtttgctgtcttcctcgtaattttctgcctctctctccagacctgcagtccagcccctgTGTAGAATTGGCACCCAAGTTAGGGCATATgatattcattatattatgaCTTGTAGATGTAGTGAGATGGCCCAGCATATTCCTGGTATCTCCACCACATTTAATGGTCCTTGGAGCTGGATCGCTGAGTTTACATCAGAGATAGAACAACTTTCAGAGTATGAGACCAGTGGTGCACACTCTAGACGACACATTCGTCCCCCAGTGCACTATGTGGATTATCTGGGTTACATCAGTCAGAGATGCCAGTCAGAGATAAGAGTAAGATATAAGAGAATCGACTAGCCCCCCTGGAGTGAGCCGAGAGAATGGTTCCATGAGTGCCCTACTGCCCTACAACCAGCGATGTGCACCACACATGATGATGCAAAGTCTGAGTTAGAGGAAATTCGTCATGAAAGACATCTCCTCCAGCAGACACAGcaaaacatgtcatcagaccTAGGGGAGCTCAGAGCACTGCAAGCTGAAATTAGACAGTAAGTGGATGCTATACAGAATCTACAAAGCCGCCTCCGGCTGTCAGTGACCTGGACCCCATGACTTGCAATGTTCTTCTGATGTGATGTTCGGATGGATCATTACCTCAAGTGGTCTACCCAGGAAATTAGTTTACCAGTCCCCACTGTTGGAAGCACTCCCAAGTTCTGGCTGACCACTTCTGGGCCCGTTTTATCAGGCTTTACATGCCAAGTCTTCAAGGTCTTCTGCTGGTGACATAAGGTAACCGACAGTATTCCGGCAGAGAGAAACGTGTGCTCTGCAGAGCGGATATGTCAGCAGAGTGAGTAAAACTACAGTCGTGCAGTTAACAATAACATTGTGGCAAGTGGTCTGTGCCTGGGTGAAATGtaagtatatgtatatatattgttaaattgctgtctatatatatatatatatatatatatatatatatacacacatatatacatatatatatacatacatatatacatacatacatatatatacatatatatatatatacatacatatatatatacatatatatatatatatatatatatatatatatatatatatatatacacacaaatccAGCCACTCAAggggcagtttttttttacagaatactTCTTGATAGAAGTATTCTGAGGTAGGTACATAAACAGGCATGGACAGATAAGTTGAATGTGCAATTAAATGATATGATATGGGAGGAATGTCTACAAAATGTGCACATATGTTGaatgaatatatatacatatatatatatatattcattcaACATATGTGCACATTTTGTAGACATTCCTCCCATATCATATCATTTAATTGCACATTCAACTTATCTGTCCATGCCtgtttatgtatgtatatgtttatattaaaaTCGAAGCTCTTGATGTTGAATGAATATATATTCATTCAACATCAAGAGCTTCGATTTTGCATTCATTAATGTACTATGTGACTTTATTTGCTATAGGAAACCACATGATCTCATTGCCTGCCAAGGGAGAGAAATAAAAATCCATTACCTGTCCCTTTCAAGAATCATGAATCTTTTTTGTCActatgcaaggcacaatgaaattttTGTTCATCTTTCTTGGACATACTGGAATATAATActatacaataataatatacatGAGAAAACTTGGCCTTAAGTTTGTGTTCTGGTCAATGTGAACGTAGGGATTAACTCTGAACCAACACCAGAAGAAGCATATTCTTGGTGTCACCACTACACCCTAGTCATTCTAATGCTTGCCTGCACCAgtctcattattattattatttattaactaaTGAGATAAACaaccactataatataaacacaatactTTCAGCTTGCCAATAtaaacaacctgtcatgtttgttctctgtaatgtatgacgTTTGtacatgtttgttcctctctctcttcttcatcctctctgtcctgtctacctcttcttctccttctctacccggctgactgtcagcaggaaggttcttcttatgagctgggtcctgttcaaggtttcttccttttatataaataaaactgaattgaatatACCTATTCTTTTCCCCCCATATGTATCTGCACCACTACAGGGCTAACATGTGCTGACATGACAAATGTTGCTGTAAGTGGGCCTACCTACTATACTACTGCTATCTCAGTTAACACCAGATTGTTTTATATTATGAAACCTTTCTTCTCCAATCTCCGgaacagtaggtggcggtatTGGGATtaggaaaaaagagaagaaagatcGAAAACGACAACACCGcctgcaaacacaaaactgGTAATATCGGCAAAGTCACAGAATGGCTGCAGCTACGCTTCAGACATTCAACGTGTTCCTGACGGAGAGATTAACCGTAGCTGCGGTGGACATCTACGGCTTCGTTGAAAAGACGGTGGTGGAGTATCAGGAGGAGGTTTACCGGACCaagctggagaatcagaggCTGCAGCGGTTGCTGGATTTGGTCTACAAGCCAGAGATAAGACTGCAGAGGGCGGGTAGGTTTCTCAGGAGTCTCGTGTTTTAAATAGTCGTGGTATGGGCTCAGATAACGCAGTCAAGTAAGTTAAGGTGTTTACTGGCTGATTACGTGGCTTGTCCACACAGCCAGCTGAATAAATCAGGTGAGAGGAGATAATTCAGACAACAGAAGACACATGTGTGTCTAAAGCCAGATTATGTTGGCTTTATTACACAGATatgacaaccacacacacacaagcacacactgagTTACACAACAGTGTGGTGGCATGGGGCGTTTCCAGCGTAGTACTGTCACACCCCCATGTGACACGCTCGACTCCCAACTTATGTAGACAGAGCCTTGATGTATCATTTTTAAAGAACCTTATAGCAGTACAGTATAACCTTTTGCTGTGGCATCTTTGAAACAGCTGTGCTTCTTCACAGAAATTGTAAGGAAGTATACCGTTTAGATAATGACATGGTGTGATATCTCTTTGGAGGTTTGGAGTTTTAACTATAGAATTCAAGGATGTCCTTTCTTTGTGGCTATTTGCATTTGTACAGTAGCTAATTTAACCCACATGGACTGTTcacaaacactacccttatgtgttgttcgggacaaaaacgtcccctaactttaacggttttaaaaatatatcagataaatatttttttttaattttttttgcatagaccttttaattaacttcagttctgatcaacagtagtgaaaa
This window encodes:
- the aldh1l1 gene encoding cytosolic 10-formyltetrahydrofolate dehydrogenase isoform X1 → MKIAVIGQSLFGQEVYKELRKDGHIIVGVFTIPDKDGKADPLATEAQKDSVPVFKFPRWRVKGQAIPEVVAQYKATGAELNVLPFCSQFIPMEVIDHPKHGSIIYHPSLLPRHRGASAINWTLIHGDKKGGFTVFWADDGLDTGPILLQRECDVKPNDTVNTIYKRFLFPEGVKGTVEAVRLIAGGKAPRVTQPQEGATYECIQKKDNSKIDWNQSAEALHNWIRGNDKMPGAWAEVDGQKVTFYGSSLVDNSTAANGKPLDIPGASQPGIVTKAGLVLFGNNGKALLVRNVQFEDGKMIPAAQYYSSGSSAAMELTEEEKTFAEQMRAVWQSILNNVSKIEDSTDFFKSGAASMDVVRLVEEVKLRASSCQLQNEDVYMNTTFQDFIQMCVRKLRGEDEEEELVVDYVEKSINNMTIKMPHQLFINGEFVDAEGGKTYKTINPTDGMAICDVSLAQISDVDKAVAAAKEAFEEGEWGKMNPRDRGRLIYKLADLMEENQEELATIEAIDSGAVYTLALKTHVGMSIQTFRYFAGWCDKIHGSTIPINQARPNRNLTFTKKEPIGVCAIVIPWNYPLMMLAWKTAACLAAGNTVVLKPAQVTPLTALKFAELAAKAGLPKGVVNILPGSGALVGQHLSDHPDVRKLGFTGSTEIGKHIMKSCAVSNVKKVSLELGGKSPLIIFSDCDMDKAIRMGMSSVFFNKGENCIAAGRLFVENSIHDQFVKKVIGEVKKMKIGDPLDRSTDHGPQNHKAHLDKLVEYCQIGIKEGATLVCGGKQVQRPGFFFEPTVFTDVQDHMYIAKEESFGPVMIISKFESGEVDDVLRRANATEYGLASGVFTRDISKALYVSERLNAGTVFVNTYNKTDVASPFGGFKQSGFGKDLGQEALNEYLKTKAVTIEY
- the aldh1l1 gene encoding cytosolic 10-formyltetrahydrofolate dehydrogenase isoform X3, which produces MPGAWAEVDGQKVTFYGSSLVDNSTAANGKPLDIPGASQPGIVTKAGLVLFGNNGKALLVRNVQFEDGKMIPAAQYYSSGSSAAMELTEEEKTFAEQMRAVWQSILNNVSKIEDSTDFFKSGAASMDVVRLVEEVKLRASSCQLQNEDVYMNTTFQDFIQMCVRKLRGEDEEEELVVDYVEKSINNMTIKMPHQLFINGEFVDAEGGKTYKTINPTDGMAICDVSLAQISDVDKAVAAAKEAFEEGEWGKMNPRDRGRLIYKLADLMEENQEELATIEAIDSGAVYTLALKTHVGMSIQTFRYFAGWCDKIHGSTIPINQARPNRNLTFTKKEPIGVCAIVIPWNYPLMMLAWKTAACLAAGNTVVLKPAQVTPLTALKFAELAAKAGLPKGVVNILPGSGALVGQHLSDHPDVRKLGFTGSTEIGKHIMKSCAVSNVKKVSLELGGKSPLIIFSDCDMDKAIRMGMSSVFFNKGENCIAAGRLFVENSIHDQFVKKVIGEVKKMKIGDPLDRSTDHGPQNHKAHLDKLVEYCQIGIKEGATLVCGGKQVQRPGFFFEPTVFTDVQDHMYIAKEESFGPVMIISKFESGEVDDVLRRANATEYGLASGVFTRDISKALYVSERLNAGTVFVNTYNKTDVASPFGGFKQSGFGKDLGQEALNEYLKTKAVTIEY
- the aldh1l1 gene encoding cytosolic 10-formyltetrahydrofolate dehydrogenase isoform X2, with the translated sequence MKIAVIGQSLFGQEVYKELRKDGHIIVGVFTIPDKDGKADPLATEAQKDSVPVFKFPRWRVKGQAIPEVVAQYKATGAELNVLPFCSQFIPMEVIDHPKHGSIIYHPSLLPRHRGASAINWTLIHGDKKGGFTVFWADDGLDTGPILLQRECDVKPNDTVNTIYKRFLFPEGVKGTVEAVRLIAGGKAPRVTQPQEGATYECIQKKDNSKIDWNQSAEALHNWIRGNDKMPGAWAEVDGQKVTFYGSSLVDNSTAANGKPLDIPGASQPGIVTKAGLVLFGNNGKALLVRNVQFEDGKMIPAAQYYSSGSSAAMELTEEEKTFAEQMRAVWQSILNNVSKIEDSTDFFKSGAASMDVVRLVEEVKLRASSCQLQNEDVYMNTTFQDFIQMCVRKLRGEDEEEELVVDYVEKSINNMTIKMPHQLFINGEFVDAEGGKTYKTINPTDGMAICDVSLAQISDVDKAVAAAKEAFEEGEWGKMNPRDRGRLIYKLADLMEENQEELATIEAIDSGAVYTLALKTHVGMSIQTFRYFAGWCDKIHGSTIPINQARPNRNLTFTKKEPIGVCAIVIPWNYPLMMLAWKTAACLAAGNTVVLKPAQVTPLTALKFAELAAKAGLPKGVVNILPGSGALVGQHLSDHPDVRKLGFTGSTEIGKHIMKSCAVSNVKKVSLELGGKSPLIIFSDCDMDKAIRMGMSSVFFNKGENCIAAGRLFVENSIHDQFVKKVIGEVKKMKIGDPLDRSTDHGPQNHKAHLDKLVEYCQIGIKEGATLVCGGKQVQRPGFFFEPTVFTDVQDHMYIAKEESFGPVMIISKFEMRWMMS